The DNA region tgttatcattaggtttaagtgttttattttataaggttttgatttaagcgttttattatttagtcaaggcattactttatttcgaatatggcgagatttttttcataattaatttaggaCGTTGCATGAGTTATTCATAAacgataataaagactaagataactaattatctttaagaaaataatataaaaaaaatataatattaacataaaatacACATAAGATAATGTATTAATTAACATAAAATGCATTAggttaaaaatataatattaacataagaTAATGTGTTAATTAAtgcattttaatgcgcaatcaACAAAATGCCAAcgtatggaaaagaaaaaagttagtTGGGGTGAAGTATGTAACATGTGAAATATAAGAGGAAACATCATTCTTTCTTAAAGCAAATAGAAAAAGATTGAATGTTTGATCCAAAACTTACTATTTTATATTGCGCACAAATTCAcgtttatatattatatttttctaataaCTAAAACTAAAATTATTTGTTAGTCTTTTTAtgctaatattattaatattatatattctatgtaaacataatattatatattttatattaacgaattatgttaatattatatttttatggtattattttcttaatgataattagttatcttagtctttattatcgtTTATTAATAACTCGTGCGACTTCCTaaattaatgatgaaaataatctcgacatattcgaaataaagtaataccttgactaaataataaaacgcttgaatcaaaaccttataaaataaaatacttaaacctaacgataacaagtttccaaacaaaacttacttccgGGCACcttacaacccctaaaatgacgattcAAACGTTtcggtatacttgatgtattgagcctacattattgttcgcagaaaaagatatcaagttttatataaaatattgatatttcgaaGATTTAagacatgactaatctttggtcaaagcatgaaaaaaacgtgaatttcaaaactttgaaattatacaaagtgtgggaaaaataaaactaaattaTTACAAgacaaattttgaattttatagaCTTAATGGTGACCACGCTTAAATCCTATCGCACAAAATTTGTGCGCAAAAGTACTATTGttactttttgtttttggtggTTACTTTTGTTCCAATGCCCCAAAcatgggtcatttaagttgcccACTCCTCTTCAAAGCactgtctttaatttttgtccctcaaattggtggtctttaatttttgcccttcgcctaatacctaGGCTCGTGGTTCAaaccccaaaagaaaaaaatgaaatttcgcaaggcagaagttTGTaacaaagttaggcctattcgggtaAAAGTtagccttaaggcaaacttttactcaaaattatgccttaaggaaaatcTCTGCCTTAAGTtctaacttttgcccaaaattaggcctattcgggcaaagttaggccttaagatagaggtttgtaaaattttaactaagtttaaaaaaaaaaaaaaattgcctgaAGGCAAAATTTTGTTTGCGAATTCAAATTCTACCTtgcaattttttaaattttttttttgactgagcgagaGTTCGAACCCGAAATCAAGGAATTTTTAGCAAGGGTCAAGAGTgtagaccaccaatttgagaggcaaaaattaaagacgagtgcctttgaaggacaatcgtgcaaatgacccgtcGTACTTTGGTTGAGACTTGAGAGTAAGATTCTTCGTTGTCTTGGATTTGTATAAATCTTGGTTTTGTTCCAATTAGTCAATTATCACCTTGTATTCTCATATTTCCTAATTACTCCTAGGAATTTCTTCACTCCAAATATGAGAAagctaaaaattgaattttgaaagaCGTAATTGGAGGGGAAAAAACACTCTAACGATAATAGCCAGCATCTTCCATAACCTAAATTCCATCACtatattacaaaaaataaaaaatccctATATTACAAACTGATGATAAAGCATGAGTGCATGACAAAAAAGACGaactaaaacaaagaaaatttcttctttttttagcTTTTAGATGACTTCTAATACATggttaatcaaagaaaaaactCTGATAAGTAGTAGTATGGCTCGGAATGCACAAATTAAGGCTAAATTTTCACCACCATATTAGTCCTCCAAAGGGAACTCTATTTCCTTTGAAGCCATTGCTGCGCTACTTCAATTATTTGTGAAACccttttaattccttcattttctACAACAGATTAATCTAGCCAGGTACTATATAATCACTTGGAGGTTGAGTTTCTGTCTCGTTGAGTGGCAAGGATGGCATCAATGGCCTCTTTTACTTGAGAAATATCTGGAGCTTTTCCACCCTGTGTCGGCCAAAATTCATCTGTTGCCAACACCTGTAATCATACTCACAAGAGTTTAACTTTTGTACATTGACTCATGTAAAATTCTTTTACACtataaaataaattgaaaggTAATCATAAGTAAATATTCTTATCTGGTGAAATAAgtaatcttaaaaataaaataagtaattttccaaaacaagTTAAATTACATTGATAGTATAAAATTTCATTACACTAAGTTAGATCGTAATAAAAGTAGTGGTAGTAGAAGCTAAGATTGGAGCTTAACTCAAGAGAATAAAAATCAAACAGAAGCACAAAAATGCTAACAAGGTTTATAAATATTCACCTTCACTTGCAATTGAAGAAACTTGACGTAACTGATTGCTTTCTCTAACATGGTGACCAAATCAACCTGCATTAATAGACATGAACCAAGGATTaagaattttccttaatattaacATACAAAATTGTAGGAGTAATAAAGAAGTAAAGGATTTAACCATGTACCTTGGAACCATTGGGAACAAGTTCTTGTAGTATCTTAAGCCGCTCACTGATCCGTTCTCTGCGATTCTGCAAACAAACATACCTTTTGTTCTTAATAAACACGCAATTTcagtaaatgcaagcatttcACAAATTACTACAAAAAGGAGCTAGGCAAACCTTGGCTGCAATACTCTGTGGATCCTTTGTAGCAACAGAATTATTTGGTTTCCCCTTCTTTGAAGCCGCAGCGCATTGCTTCTTATTTGTTTGCATGCTCTCTTCCTGCATTAATCATCTCTTTAAGTCAACATTTTGTATATAATTCTACTATAGTTGTTACCGTATGGCATCATAATCATGGTGAATTAGAGATTTCAAGGTACGTACATTAGAGCGGGTATAACTAATTCAATAATGGATCCAGAATTTGATAATGAGTTTTGAGTTGACAGAGTGAATTCTAATTAAAATGTACTTCTAATTTTGTCCGGTCTTGAACAACTTATTTTACTGAATCCTGAGAACCTATTTTGGATCCTCGACGAGACTTTGCAGTAAAatttcatcataaacatatGGTGAGAACATGCAAAAACTCTTGAATAAATTTAAATCTCACCgtcaaccaaaaaaataaaattattttcatgtGTTTGAACTGTGAAAAAGAATTAGATAAGATGATCATACATTTCGACATAAGGTTAGATATGAAATTACCGTAGAGGGGCGCTTATTGAAACGTGATTCCTCGACATGAGTAGTGGTGCTTGCATTGGCTTCAGAATTTAACCATCCAAATGGTATTCCATTGTTATTGGAACCATAGCTGTTGGATTGTTGAATATTCTTGGAATTCTCATTAATCACTCGAGGACTAGTGTTGCTACTTCCCTTAGGAGTAAGAGAATTCTGGTAGTGCAAATTATTATCTTCCCAAACTGAGCATTCCACTTGATTGCCACTCATTCTTGGATTTGGGCAA from Lycium ferocissimum isolate CSIRO_LF1 chromosome 2, AGI_CSIRO_Lferr_CH_V1, whole genome shotgun sequence includes:
- the LOC132048300 gene encoding transcription factor RHD6-like, which translates into the protein MSMALAKEHVMSDTKMGLVDTYDQYYEGEFGINDHSSPELYGMNEEPPKSIFEDDENTGKESPNVAKNFALSSSSSLSTSPSSSNSNGHSVINFKGGYGNFMHSANGSLLSFEQSERFCPNPRMSGNQVECSVWEDNNLHYQNSLTPKGSSNTSPRVINENSKNIQQSNSYGSNNNGIPFGWLNSEANASTTTHVEESRFNKRPSTEESMQTNKKQCAAASKKGKPNNSVATKDPQSIAAKNRRERISERLKILQELVPNGSKVDLVTMLEKAISYVKFLQLQVKVLATDEFWPTQGGKAPDISQVKEAIDAILATQRDRNSTSK